The following coding sequences are from one Bradyrhizobium sp. 200 window:
- a CDS encoding SDR family NAD(P)-dependent oxidoreductase, with amino-acid sequence MAIRFDGRVAIVTGAGNGLGRAHALGLASRGAKVVVNDFGGARDGTGGSLTPAETVVEEIRKAGGTAMADGADVSKFGQVTAMVERATKEWGSVDLLCANAGILRDKSFGKMDVADFAKVLDVHLVGTFYCCKAVWDGMRERNYGRIVLTTSSSGLFGNFGQANYGAAKAGMVGLMNVLAEEGRKNNIRVNTISPTAATRMTEELLPPQALALMRPEAITPAVEFLLSEDAPTRTIMGAGAGSFAVIKIIETEGINLAQSDWTPDAIAAHFAEIDDVSKAKALQGAFEQTQKYVAQAAARAGIKL; translated from the coding sequence ATGGCAATCAGGTTTGACGGACGCGTCGCTATCGTCACGGGCGCGGGCAATGGTCTTGGACGGGCGCATGCGCTGGGGCTGGCGAGCCGCGGCGCCAAGGTGGTGGTCAACGATTTCGGCGGCGCGCGCGACGGCACCGGCGGATCGCTGACGCCGGCCGAAACCGTGGTCGAGGAAATCCGCAAGGCGGGCGGCACCGCTATGGCTGACGGCGCCGACGTCTCGAAGTTCGGACAGGTCACGGCGATGGTCGAACGCGCCACCAAGGAGTGGGGCAGCGTCGATCTCCTGTGCGCCAATGCCGGTATTCTTCGCGACAAGTCGTTTGGAAAAATGGACGTCGCCGACTTTGCCAAGGTGCTCGACGTCCATCTCGTCGGTACGTTTTACTGCTGCAAGGCGGTGTGGGATGGCATGCGCGAGCGCAACTATGGCCGCATCGTGCTGACCACCTCGTCGTCAGGCCTGTTCGGCAATTTCGGCCAGGCCAATTACGGCGCCGCCAAAGCCGGCATGGTCGGCCTGATGAACGTGCTGGCCGAGGAAGGCCGCAAGAACAATATCCGCGTCAACACCATTTCGCCGACCGCGGCGACGCGGATGACGGAAGAACTGCTGCCGCCGCAGGCGCTGGCCCTGATGCGCCCAGAGGCGATCACGCCCGCGGTAGAATTCCTGCTCAGCGAGGATGCGCCCACCCGCACCATCATGGGCGCCGGCGCCGGCTCGTTTGCGGTGATCAAGATCATCGAGACCGAAGGCATCAACCTGGCCCAGTCCGACTGGACGCCGGATGCGATCGCCGCGCATTTTGCCGAGATCGACGATGTCTCGAAGGCAAAGGCGCTGCAGGGCGCGTTCGAGCAGACGCAGAAATACGTGGCGCAGGCGGCGGCGCGGGCGGGGATCAAGCTGTAG
- a CDS encoding MaoC family dehydratase, with product MNEVWKKPPVSFEAYQAMVGKEIGLSSWHLIDQNRINVYADVIEDHQFIHVDPERAKKETAFGNTIAHGFLTMSLMSIMSYEVMPVIEGTAMGVNYGFDKLRFLSPVRAGSRVRGCFTLMEAKLRKPKELQSRTNVTVEIEGEEKPALVADWIGLIYFA from the coding sequence ATGAATGAAGTCTGGAAGAAGCCGCCGGTCTCGTTTGAGGCCTATCAGGCCATGGTCGGCAAGGAGATCGGGTTGTCGTCCTGGCACCTGATCGACCAGAACAGGATCAACGTCTATGCCGACGTGATCGAGGACCACCAGTTCATCCACGTCGATCCGGAAAGGGCGAAGAAGGAAACCGCGTTCGGCAACACCATCGCGCATGGCTTTCTCACGATGTCGCTGATGAGCATCATGTCCTACGAGGTGATGCCGGTCATCGAAGGCACCGCGATGGGTGTCAATTACGGCTTTGACAAGCTGCGCTTCCTCTCGCCGGTGCGCGCCGGCTCGCGCGTCCGCGGCTGCTTTACGCTCATGGAGGCCAAGCTGCGCAAGCCGAAAGAGCTGCAATCGCGCACCAACGTCACCGTCGAGATCGAGGGCGAGGAAAAGCCGGCGCTGGTCGCCGACTGGATCGGGCTGATCTATTTCGCATAA
- a CDS encoding D-TA family PLP-dependent enzyme yields the protein MTTPLAAKIAREYGTPCAVIDMDRVERNIARIQAACDAAGVANRPHIKTHKSPLLAQMQVAAGAKGITCQKIGEAEVMAEAGIDDILISYNLIGEEKMARLAALQAKANMTVAADNSTVIAGLPKAAEASGRPLSVVVECDTGRKRAGVETPAEAITLAREIAGLKGLQFGGFMLYPTETGWAEAQKFYDEALAGVRAFGLDAKMVSTGGSPNLKNLGKLKGATEHRPGTYIYNDRMQVAAGVAGWDDCALNIYSTVVSRAGPDRGILDAGSKTLTSDTGGGLEGHGLILEHPEAKIARFAEEHGFLDLARSNTRPVVGDVVRIVPNHVCVVVNMMDEVVMIRGEEILGTLPVAARGKLR from the coding sequence ATGACCACCCCCCTCGCCGCCAAAATCGCCCGCGAATACGGCACGCCCTGCGCCGTGATCGACATGGACCGGGTCGAGCGCAACATCGCGCGCATCCAGGCGGCCTGCGATGCGGCCGGCGTCGCCAACCGGCCGCATATCAAGACGCACAAGAGCCCGCTATTGGCGCAGATGCAGGTCGCAGCCGGCGCCAAGGGCATCACCTGCCAGAAGATCGGCGAGGCCGAAGTGATGGCGGAGGCCGGGATCGACGACATCCTGATCAGCTACAATCTGATCGGCGAAGAGAAGATGGCCCGCCTTGCCGCGCTGCAGGCCAAGGCCAACATGACGGTCGCCGCCGACAATTCGACCGTGATCGCCGGCCTGCCGAAAGCGGCAGAAGCCTCAGGCCGGCCACTCTCGGTCGTGGTGGAATGCGACACGGGGCGCAAGCGCGCGGGCGTCGAGACACCGGCGGAGGCGATCACGCTGGCGCGCGAGATCGCGGGGCTGAAGGGCCTGCAATTCGGCGGTTTCATGCTCTACCCGACCGAGACCGGTTGGGCGGAAGCGCAGAAATTCTACGACGAGGCGCTGGCCGGCGTCCGTGCGTTCGGACTCGACGCCAAAATGGTTTCGACCGGCGGCTCGCCGAACCTGAAAAACCTTGGCAAGCTCAAGGGCGCGACCGAGCACCGACCCGGCACCTACATCTACAACGACCGCATGCAGGTCGCCGCCGGCGTCGCCGGTTGGGACGATTGCGCGCTCAACATCTATTCCACCGTGGTCAGCCGCGCCGGCCCGGACCGCGGCATCCTCGACGCCGGCTCCAAGACGCTAACCTCGGACACCGGCGGCGGGCTCGAGGGCCACGGACTGATTTTGGAGCATCCGGAAGCCAAGATCGCGCGCTTTGCGGAAGAGCACGGCTTCCTTGACCTGGCCCGCAGCAACACGCGGCCGGTGGTCGGCGACGTCGTGCGCATCGTACCAAATCACGTTTGCGTCGTCGTCAACATGATGGACGAGGTGGTGATGATACGCGGCGAGGAGATTTTGGGCACGCTGCCGGTCGCGGCACGGGGGAAGTTGCGGTGA
- a CDS encoding enoyl-CoA hydratase/isomerase family protein has product MTDAVVAEGDLIARKEGSAGILRLNRPKAINAVTLEMFHDIDKALDAFEADPEIAVIVLEGAGERGLCAGGDIRALWESSKVKGDLGKILWRDEYILNARIKKFPKPYVAFMDGIVMGGGVGLSAHSSHRVVTEKTKLAMPEVGLGFFPDVGGTWLLSHSPGEIGTYFGLTGQTMNGPDAIHARFADAVVPSSKLPALREALTQAASGTTSADIRKLIEGFSTAETAGPVAAQQAKIDALFSHDTMEDIIAALKRDGSDFAQATLKTLNEKSPRGMVVTLKLLRLARKSSSLEECLVREYRAALEVFASDDFREGVRAAVIDKDRNPRWSPPRIEDVTPAMVAPYFAEIGADELKFP; this is encoded by the coding sequence CGACCTGATCGCGCGCAAGGAAGGTTCGGCCGGTATCCTCCGCCTGAACCGACCGAAGGCCATCAATGCCGTGACGCTGGAGATGTTCCACGACATCGACAAGGCGCTCGATGCGTTTGAAGCTGATCCCGAAATTGCGGTGATTGTACTGGAAGGCGCGGGCGAACGCGGCCTCTGCGCCGGCGGCGACATCCGCGCGCTCTGGGAAAGCTCAAAAGTGAAGGGCGATCTCGGCAAGATCCTGTGGCGCGACGAATACATCCTCAACGCCCGCATCAAGAAATTCCCGAAACCTTATGTTGCCTTCATGGACGGCATCGTGATGGGCGGTGGCGTCGGTCTGTCGGCGCATTCAAGCCACCGTGTCGTGACCGAGAAGACGAAGCTGGCAATGCCAGAGGTCGGGCTCGGCTTCTTTCCCGACGTCGGCGGCACCTGGCTGCTGTCGCATTCGCCGGGCGAGATCGGCACCTATTTTGGATTGACCGGGCAGACCATGAACGGCCCCGACGCGATCCACGCAAGGTTTGCCGATGCGGTGGTGCCGTCATCGAAACTGCCGGCCTTGCGCGAGGCGCTGACGCAAGCAGCGTCCGGCACGACGTCGGCGGATATCAGGAAACTGATCGAGGGCTTTTCGACAGCAGAGACGGCCGGGCCGGTCGCAGCGCAGCAGGCGAAGATCGATGCGTTGTTTTCCCACGATACCATGGAAGACATCATTGCGGCGCTGAAGCGCGATGGATCCGATTTCGCGCAGGCGACATTGAAGACGCTGAACGAAAAATCGCCACGCGGCATGGTGGTGACGCTGAAACTGTTGCGGCTGGCACGCAAGTCAAGCTCGCTCGAGGAATGCCTGGTGCGGGAATATCGCGCCGCGCTGGAAGTGTTTGCCAGCGACGATTTCCGCGAGGGTGTGCGCGCCGCTGTTATCGACAAGGACCGCAATCCCCGGTGGTCGCCGCCGCGGATCGAAGACGTGACGCCGGCGATGGTCGCGCCTTATTTCGCCGAGATCGGCGCGGACGAATTGAAATTTCCCTGA
- a CDS encoding AMP-binding protein, whose product MTSFQEARAFLLKHRTDYEAAVKGFRWPDPVPFNWALDWFDAELAGNADSRDRTALWIVDAGHKETKLSFAALSTRSNQVANFLCAQGLKRGDHLLLLLGNVVPLWETMVAAMKLGVVVIPATTLLTPDELRDRLDRGKARVVVASQDQVAKFAGLGSEKLVRIVVGATSKHDGWLPFEEAAGASETFTPDGPTNADDPMLLYFTSGTTAKPKLVRHSQRSYPVGALSTMFWLGLQPGDVHLNISSPGWAKHAWSCFFAPWNAGATVFVVNQPRFDAKALLATVGRCGVTTLCAPPTVWRLFIQERLADFKVSLREVCGAGEPLNPEVIDQVKAAWGLTIRDGYGQTETTALAGNSPGQKVKVGSMGRPLPGYRVQITDGDGSVTKEGEVTLVLGADRPAGLMQGYQGDDGRLSGADGDLYRSGDVVFADDEGYLTFVGRSDDVFKSSDYRISPFELESVLLEHESVAEAAVVPSPDPIRLAIPKAYVLLVSGVERSPETALSIFRHLHTRLAPFKRIRKIELVTELPKTISGKIRRVQLRRLEHDNNRNDALRGAEFREEEFPELQKVRTAGLES is encoded by the coding sequence ATGACGAGTTTTCAGGAAGCGCGCGCGTTTCTGCTCAAGCACCGCACGGACTATGAGGCGGCCGTAAAAGGGTTTCGCTGGCCCGATCCGGTTCCGTTCAACTGGGCGCTGGACTGGTTCGATGCGGAACTCGCAGGGAATGCCGACAGCCGGGACCGCACCGCGCTCTGGATCGTCGATGCCGGCCACAAGGAAACAAAGCTTTCCTTTGCGGCGCTCTCGACCCGTTCCAACCAGGTCGCAAATTTCCTGTGCGCGCAGGGGCTGAAGCGCGGCGATCATCTGCTGCTGCTGCTCGGCAATGTGGTGCCCCTGTGGGAAACCATGGTGGCGGCGATGAAACTCGGCGTCGTCGTGATCCCCGCCACCACGCTGCTTACCCCCGATGAGCTGCGCGACCGGCTCGATCGCGGCAAGGCGAGGGTGGTGGTCGCCTCGCAGGATCAGGTCGCGAAATTCGCCGGGCTCGGCAGCGAAAAGCTGGTCCGAATCGTGGTCGGCGCAACATCGAAGCACGATGGCTGGCTTCCGTTCGAAGAGGCCGCCGGCGCTTCCGAAACCTTTACGCCTGACGGTCCGACCAACGCTGACGACCCGATGCTGCTCTATTTCACCTCGGGCACCACGGCAAAACCAAAGCTGGTGCGGCACAGCCAGCGCAGTTATCCCGTCGGCGCGCTGTCGACGATGTTTTGGCTCGGCCTGCAGCCGGGCGATGTGCATCTGAATATTTCTTCGCCGGGCTGGGCCAAGCATGCCTGGAGCTGCTTCTTCGCACCGTGGAATGCCGGGGCGACCGTGTTCGTGGTCAACCAGCCGCGCTTCGACGCCAAGGCGCTGCTCGCAACCGTCGGCCGCTGCGGCGTGACCACACTGTGCGCGCCGCCGACGGTGTGGCGGCTGTTCATCCAGGAGCGGCTCGCGGATTTCAAGGTAAGCCTGCGCGAGGTCTGCGGCGCCGGCGAGCCGCTCAATCCCGAAGTGATCGATCAGGTGAAGGCGGCGTGGGGCCTCACCATCCGTGACGGCTACGGCCAGACCGAGACCACCGCGCTGGCCGGCAATTCGCCGGGCCAGAAGGTCAAGGTCGGTTCGATGGGCCGCCCGCTGCCGGGCTACCGCGTGCAGATCACCGATGGTGACGGCAGCGTCACCAAGGAAGGTGAGGTGACCCTGGTGCTCGGCGCCGACCGCCCGGCGGGCTTGATGCAGGGCTATCAGGGCGACGACGGCAGGCTGAGCGGGGCCGATGGCGATCTCTATCGCAGCGGCGACGTGGTGTTTGCCGATGACGAAGGCTATCTCACCTTCGTCGGCCGCTCCGATGACGTCTTCAAGTCCTCCGACTACCGCATCAGCCCGTTCGAGCTGGAAAGCGTGTTGCTGGAACATGAATCGGTGGCCGAAGCCGCCGTCGTGCCGAGCCCCGATCCCATTCGCCTGGCGATCCCAAAAGCCTATGTACTGCTGGTGTCAGGCGTGGAGCGCTCGCCCGAAACGGCGCTGTCGATCTTCAGGCATCTGCACACAAGGCTCGCGCCGTTCAAGCGCATCCGCAAGATCGAACTGGTGACGGAACTGCCGAAGACGATTTCCGGCAAAATCCGCCGCGTGCAGTTGCGGCGGCTTGAACATGATAACAACCGCAACGACGCGCTGCGCGGCGCGGAGTTCCGCGAAGAAGAATTCCCGGAGCTGCAGAAAGTGCGGACCGCCGGGTTGGAGAGCTGA
- the mmsB gene encoding 3-hydroxyisobutyrate dehydrogenase yields the protein MANIAFIGLGNMGGPMAANLVKAGHKVTAFDLVAASRDQAKADGAAIAESSVASVKGAEIVITMLPAGKHVLSVWNEVVPVMTKGTLIIDCSTIDVESAKQAHALAAKHGALSVDAPVSGGTGGAKGATLTFMCGGEDKAFAAAKSALANMGKKIVHCGGAGAGQAAKICNNMILGISMIGVGEAFALAEKLGLSHQALFDVASTSSGQCWALTSYCPVPGPVPASPANNGYKPGFASNLMVKDLTLAQDAASAAGAVTPLGKHAQEIYKAFDAAGHGGVDFSGIIQHVRSLAGK from the coding sequence ATGGCAAATATCGCATTCATTGGCCTCGGCAACATGGGTGGGCCGATGGCGGCTAACCTGGTCAAGGCGGGCCACAAGGTCACCGCGTTCGATCTGGTCGCAGCCTCGCGCGATCAGGCCAAGGCGGACGGCGCCGCGATCGCCGAGAGCTCTGTCGCATCCGTCAAGGGCGCCGAAATCGTCATCACCATGCTGCCGGCGGGCAAGCATGTGCTGTCGGTCTGGAACGAAGTGGTCCCTGTCATGACCAAGGGCACGCTGATCATCGATTGCTCGACCATCGACGTCGAAAGCGCCAAGCAGGCGCATGCACTCGCCGCCAAGCACGGCGCGCTCTCGGTCGATGCCCCGGTGTCGGGCGGAACCGGCGGCGCCAAGGGCGCGACGCTCACCTTCATGTGCGGCGGCGAGGACAAGGCCTTTGCGGCGGCAAAGTCCGCGCTGGCGAACATGGGCAAGAAGATCGTGCATTGCGGCGGCGCGGGCGCGGGGCAGGCGGCCAAGATCTGCAACAACATGATCCTGGGCATTTCCATGATCGGCGTCGGCGAGGCCTTTGCGCTCGCCGAAAAACTGGGCTTATCGCATCAGGCGCTATTCGACGTCGCCTCGACTTCCTCGGGCCAATGCTGGGCGCTGACCTCCTATTGCCCGGTGCCGGGTCCGGTGCCGGCGTCGCCGGCGAATAACGGCTACAAGCCCGGCTTTGCCTCCAATTTGATGGTGAAGGACCTGACGTTGGCGCAGGACGCGGCCAGCGCCGCTGGCGCCGTGACGCCTCTGGGCAAGCACGCGCAGGAGATCTACAAGGCCTTCGACGCCGCCGGCCATGGCGGGGTGGATTTTTCCGGCATTATCCAGCACGTTAGGAGCCTCGCCGGGAAATAA
- a CDS encoding YaiI/YqxD family protein, with translation MPELNPTRIYVDADACPVKDEIYRVASRHGLPVSVVAGNFIRVPQDPLIERIAAGSGMDAADDWIAERAGKGDIVITSDIPLASRCVKSGAEVIAPNGKPFTEASIGMTLAVRNLMTDLRSSGEVTGGPRSFAPRDRSAFLSALDQAIRRIQRQRAQQPAPNQG, from the coding sequence ATGCCTGAATTGAACCCCACCCGCATCTATGTCGATGCCGACGCCTGCCCGGTGAAGGACGAGATCTATCGCGTCGCGAGCCGGCACGGCTTGCCGGTCAGCGTGGTCGCGGGCAATTTCATCCGCGTGCCGCAGGATCCGCTGATCGAACGCATCGCCGCCGGTTCCGGAATGGACGCCGCCGACGACTGGATCGCGGAGCGCGCGGGCAAGGGCGACATCGTCATCACCTCGGATATTCCGCTCGCCAGCCGCTGCGTCAAATCGGGCGCAGAAGTGATCGCGCCGAACGGCAAGCCGTTCACGGAAGCCTCGATCGGCATGACGCTGGCGGTGCGCAACCTGATGACCGACCTGCGCTCGTCAGGCGAAGTGACGGGCGGCCCAAGGTCGTTTGCTCCGCGCGACCGCTCGGCGTTCCTCTCCGCGCTCGACCAGGCGATCCGCCGCATCCAGCGCCAGCGCGCGCAGCAGCCTGCGCCGAACCAGGGCTAA
- a CDS encoding TIGR03862 family flavoprotein: MSSSSKNVAVIGAGPAGLMAAEVLAQGGVTVTVYDAMPSAGRKFLMAGRGGLNLTHSEPLPQFLARYREAMPHLKTAIEAFPPQALCDWSEALGQETFVGSSGRVFPKAFKASPLLRAWLRRLDATRVKLSLRHRWIGWDEQDRLRFQTSDGVVAVEAAATVLALGGASWPRLGSDGTWAETLAAKGVKISSLRSANSGFTVAWSDIFRDRFEGQPLKGVTLTFGEHSIRGEAIVTRAGIEGGAIYALSAELREAILCDGQAVLNIALRPDAVISELTAKLSAAKGKQSFSNFLRKAANLSPVAIGLLQEAAKASGTLLASLSPADLAHLIQAVPVRLSGVSPIARAISTAGGISFDELDDAFMLRRLPGVFAAGEMLDWEAPTGGYLLQASFATGIAAGRGALNYLTA, translated from the coding sequence ATGTCTTCGTCCTCGAAAAACGTCGCTGTCATCGGCGCCGGCCCTGCCGGCCTAATGGCAGCCGAAGTGCTCGCGCAGGGCGGCGTCACCGTCACCGTGTACGACGCGATGCCTTCCGCCGGCCGCAAATTCCTGATGGCGGGGCGAGGCGGGCTGAACCTCACGCATAGCGAGCCATTGCCGCAATTCCTTGCGCGGTACCGCGAGGCGATGCCGCATCTGAAAACCGCCATCGAAGCGTTCCCGCCGCAGGCATTGTGCGACTGGAGCGAAGCGCTGGGGCAGGAAACTTTCGTCGGCTCCAGCGGACGAGTGTTCCCGAAAGCCTTCAAGGCGTCGCCCTTGCTGCGCGCGTGGTTGCGTCGGCTGGATGCAACGCGCGTCAAGCTATCGCTACGTCATCGCTGGATTGGCTGGGACGAACAAGACCGGCTGCGCTTTCAAACATCGGATGGGGTGGTCGCGGTCGAAGCGGCCGCGACTGTGCTGGCCCTCGGCGGTGCAAGCTGGCCGCGGCTGGGTTCGGACGGCACATGGGCAGAGACGCTTGCGGCCAAAGGCGTGAAGATATCGTCGCTACGCTCTGCAAATTCCGGCTTCACTGTCGCATGGTCAGATATATTTCGCGACCGATTTGAAGGTCAGCCGCTCAAGGGTGTGACACTGACATTCGGCGAACACAGCATACGCGGAGAGGCCATCGTCACCCGCGCCGGCATCGAAGGAGGCGCGATTTACGCGCTATCGGCTGAACTGCGCGAAGCAATTCTGTGCGATGGACAGGCCGTGCTGAACATCGCTCTGCGTCCCGATGCTGTTATCAGCGAACTGACCGCGAAATTGTCGGCGGCAAAGGGCAAGCAGTCCTTTTCGAATTTTCTCCGCAAGGCTGCAAATCTCTCACCGGTCGCGATCGGCTTGCTGCAGGAGGCCGCCAAAGCATCCGGGACATTGCTAGCTTCGCTTTCTCCGGCTGATCTCGCTCATTTGATCCAAGCTGTGCCCGTGCGGCTCAGTGGTGTGTCGCCGATCGCGCGCGCGATCTCGACGGCGGGCGGGATATCGTTCGACGAACTCGACGACGCCTTCATGCTCCGCCGCTTGCCCGGCGTATTCGCGGCGGGCGAGATGCTGGATTGGGAGGCACCGACCGGCGGCTATCTCTTGCAGGCGTCGTTCGCAACCGGGATAGCGGCGGGGCGGGGTGCGCTCAATTATCTAACTGCGTAG
- a CDS encoding ABC-F family ATP-binding cassette domain-containing protein, which produces MAPPLIQLKDIRLTFGGTPLLSGVELSVSAGERVCLIGRNGSGKSTLLKIAAGLVEPDGGSRFVQPGATIRYLPQEPDFGDHKTTLAYVEAGLGPGDDHYQARYLVEQLGLSGDEDPAHVSGGEARRAALARVLAPSPDILLLDEPTNHLDLPTIEWLEGELASRKCALVIISHDRRFLSNLSRSTAWLDRGQIRQIDRGFSAFEAWRDEVLAEEERDQHKLDRKIVNEEHWLRYGVSGRRKRNVKRLGNLHALRDQRRTYRGATGNANLAAAEAEKSGRLVIEAKNIAKAYGERKIVEGFSTRVQRGDRIGIVGPNGAGKTTLVHLLIGNDPPDSGTIRLGANIEMATLDQHRESLDPKSTLAEAMTGGRGDHVMVGDKPKHVIGYMKDFLFAQEQRGTPLEALSGGERGRLMLARALAKPSNLLVLDEPTNDLDLETLDVLEDMLGDYEGTVILISHDRDFLDRVVTSVIVPEGDGRWIEYAGGYTDMLAQRGEDLAREAPKTAAPLEEKKEARAATPAAASKRRLTFNEKHALETLPKAMAKLQAEIAKQQKLLDDPDLYAKDRKKFDAASSAMAKAQEELAAAEDRWLELEVLREEIEQA; this is translated from the coding sequence ATGGCGCCGCCGCTGATCCAGTTGAAAGACATTCGCCTGACCTTTGGCGGCACGCCGCTGCTGTCGGGCGTAGAATTATCCGTGTCCGCCGGCGAGCGGGTCTGCCTGATCGGGCGCAACGGCTCCGGCAAATCGACGCTGCTCAAGATCGCCGCCGGCCTGGTCGAACCCGACGGCGGCAGCCGCTTCGTGCAGCCGGGCGCGACGATCCGCTATCTGCCGCAGGAGCCGGATTTCGGCGACCACAAGACGACGCTGGCCTATGTCGAAGCCGGCCTTGGCCCCGGCGACGATCATTACCAGGCGCGCTATCTCGTCGAGCAGCTCGGGCTCTCCGGTGACGAAGACCCCGCGCATGTCTCCGGCGGCGAGGCGCGCCGTGCGGCGCTGGCGCGGGTGCTGGCGCCCTCGCCCGACATCCTGCTGCTGGACGAGCCGACCAACCATCTTGATCTGCCGACCATTGAATGGCTGGAAGGCGAACTGGCGAGCCGGAAGTGCGCGCTCGTCATCATCAGCCACGACCGCCGCTTCCTGTCCAACCTGTCGCGTTCGACCGCGTGGCTCGACCGCGGCCAGATCAGGCAGATCGACCGAGGCTTTTCCGCGTTCGAAGCCTGGCGCGACGAGGTGCTGGCGGAGGAAGAGCGCGACCAGCACAAGCTCGACCGCAAGATCGTCAATGAAGAGCATTGGCTGCGCTACGGCGTGTCCGGCCGCCGCAAGCGTAATGTCAAACGACTCGGCAATCTGCACGCGCTGCGCGACCAGCGGCGCACTTACCGTGGTGCGACCGGCAATGCCAATCTCGCCGCGGCGGAAGCCGAGAAATCCGGCCGGCTTGTCATCGAGGCCAAGAACATCGCCAAGGCCTATGGCGAGCGCAAGATCGTCGAAGGTTTTTCAACGCGCGTCCAGCGCGGCGACCGCATCGGCATTGTTGGACCGAACGGCGCCGGCAAGACCACGCTGGTTCATTTGCTGATCGGCAACGATCCGCCCGACAGCGGCACGATCCGGCTCGGCGCCAATATCGAAATGGCGACGCTCGACCAGCACCGCGAAAGCCTCGATCCGAAATCGACGCTGGCCGAAGCGATGACCGGCGGCCGCGGCGACCATGTGATGGTGGGCGACAAGCCCAAGCATGTCATCGGCTACATGAAGGATTTTCTGTTCGCGCAGGAGCAGCGCGGCACGCCGCTGGAAGCGCTCTCCGGTGGCGAGCGCGGCCGGCTGATGCTGGCGCGCGCATTGGCAAAGCCGTCGAACCTCTTGGTGCTGGACGAGCCGACCAACGACCTCGATCTCGAGACGCTTGACGTGCTCGAGGACATGCTCGGCGACTATGAGGGCACGGTGATCCTGATCAGCCATGACCGCGATTTCCTCGATCGCGTGGTGACGTCGGTGATCGTGCCCGAGGGCGACGGCCGCTGGATCGAATATGCCGGCGGCTACACCGACATGCTGGCGCAGCGCGGCGAGGATCTGGCGCGGGAGGCGCCGAAGACCGCCGCACCCCTCGAAGAGAAGAAAGAGGCGCGGGCCGCCACGCCTGCTGCGGCTTCGAAGCGACGGCTGACCTTCAACGAAAAGCACGCGCTGGAAACCTTGCCAAAGGCGATGGCAAAGCTGCAGGCCGAGATCGCAAAACAGCAAAAGCTGCTTGACGATCCCGACCTCTACGCCAAGGATCGCAAGAAATTCGACGCCGCTTCATCGGCGATGGCAAAGGCGCAGGAAGAGCTTGCGGCTGCGGAAGACCGGTGGCTGGAGCTTGAGGTTTTGCGGGAAGAGATAGAGCAGGCATAA